AGTAGTACCATATACCCATATCTACATAACTCTTGAGTGTAAAGGATATCAGTGAAGGCCAGACAGGCTTTGTGGCTCAGGTCGGGGTTTCCCACCAGCTTCTTGAGGAGCGGCTGTCTGATTGGCTCTCTGGAGTTCGCCCACAGCCTCTCGGGGGCGGCGTTCCTGGACATCACCTGGCGGTTCACATCCTTAGTGGGCTGCCTGCAGGATTAAGAAAACAAGATAAGTATTCCTGCTGTTCGCTCTGCTCCAGTGAGCGTTATCCTGCTGATCAGCGAGTGAATCAAAAATTTAGATACCTGAAGTACTCGAGGGAGAATTCTCTCAGCGATACCGGAGCTAATCTCTCCATAGTTCCTGTTTCTTTC
This region of Plectropomus leopardus isolate mb unplaced genomic scaffold, YSFRI_Pleo_2.0 unplaced_scaffold52045, whole genome shotgun sequence genomic DNA includes:
- the LOC121939596 gene encoding unconventional myosin-VIIa-like, with protein sequence DPTFLNFKKGELIIIIKDDEFSQQRGWMKGQSESTKQTGAVPVEAILILPTLSKPTKEVMSLLNLSPNQRKDIIQANLKETGTMERLAPVSLREFSLEYFRQPTKDVNRQVMSRNAAPERLWANSREPIRQPLLKKLVGNPDLSHKACLAFTDILYTQEL